The following proteins are encoded in a genomic region of Arcobacter cloacae:
- a CDS encoding DUF485 domain-containing protein, producing MNDELVERIESNPKYKELVSKRNGLGIKLGIFVLVMFYAFILVIAFDKELLAAKIGDNMTTIAFPIALAILVLSFLTTLVYVKKANSEFEDLTNDIKKDVKDLL from the coding sequence ATGAACGACGAATTGGTTGAAAGAATTGAATCTAATCCTAAATATAAAGAATTAGTTTCAAAAAGAAATGGCTTAGGTATTAAGCTTGGTATTTTTGTATTAGTTATGTTTTATGCATTTATTTTAGTAATTGCATTTGACAAAGAACTGTTAGCAGCAAAAATTGGAGATAACATGACTACTATTGCATTTCCTATTGCATTAGCAATTTTAGTACTTAGTTTTTTAACAACTTTGGTATATGTAAAAAAAGCAAATTCAGAGTTTGAAGATTTAACTAACGATATTAAAAAAGATGTAAAGGATTTATTATAA
- a CDS encoding cation acetate symporter — protein MLKIFTLLGLSSLALFAAEGDKALNINAVIMFFIFIVGTMGITKWAASKTKSASDFYTAGGGISGFQNGLAIAGDYMSAASFLGISGMIFLHGFDGMIYAIGFLVGWPIILFLMAEKLRNLGKFNFTDIAAYRLDEQKIRILAAFGSLTVVTFYLIAQMVGAGKLIELLFHIPYAWSVVIVGALMIVYVTFGGMLATTWVQIIKAVLLLSGVTFIAFMVLSHYGFSFISLAAEAISMHPKGEAILNPGPFVSDPVSAISLGLALMLGTAGLPHILMRFFTVGNAREARKSVVWATGFIGYFYLIIGIVGLGAVVFLLSPEATMYFKDGVIDMKNIIGGNNMAAVHLSSAIGGDIFLGFIAAVSFATILAVVAGLTLAASNSIAHDLYAIVIRKGKATDEEEMKVSKRTVLVIGIVAILLGFAFENQNIAFMVGLAFAVAASANFPILILSIYWSKLTTRGAFIGGFLGLITAVLLVVLSKTVWVDIFGFETAIFPYTQPALFSILAAFIGIWFFSITDKSARAEEDKGGFEAQQIRAETGIGADGAVDH, from the coding sequence CATCATTAGCATTATTTGCTGCTGAAGGTGATAAAGCTTTAAATATTAATGCTGTAATTATGTTCTTTATATTTATTGTAGGAACTATGGGTATTACAAAATGGGCTGCTAGTAAAACAAAATCTGCTTCAGATTTCTATACAGCAGGTGGTGGAATTTCAGGATTCCAAAATGGTCTAGCAATTGCTGGAGATTATATGTCTGCGGCATCATTCCTTGGTATTTCAGGAATGATTTTCTTACATGGATTTGATGGTATGATTTATGCTATTGGATTTTTAGTTGGTTGGCCAATTATATTATTCTTAATGGCTGAAAAATTAAGAAACTTAGGTAAATTCAACTTTACAGATATTGCTGCATATAGATTAGATGAACAAAAAATAAGAATTCTTGCAGCGTTTGGTTCTTTAACAGTTGTAACTTTTTATTTAATTGCTCAAATGGTTGGTGCTGGTAAATTAATTGAATTATTATTCCATATCCCTTATGCTTGGTCAGTTGTTATTGTTGGTGCATTAATGATTGTTTATGTAACTTTTGGTGGTATGCTTGCAACTACTTGGGTACAAATTATAAAAGCTGTATTACTTTTATCAGGAGTAACATTTATTGCATTTATGGTACTTTCTCACTATGGATTCTCTTTTATATCTTTAGCAGCTGAGGCTATTAGTATGCATCCAAAAGGTGAAGCTATATTAAATCCAGGTCCATTCGTATCTGATCCAGTTTCTGCTATATCATTAGGACTTGCATTAATGCTTGGAACTGCTGGGTTACCTCACATTCTTATGAGATTCTTTACAGTTGGAAATGCAAGAGAAGCTAGAAAGTCTGTTGTTTGGGCAACTGGATTTATTGGATATTTCTATTTAATTATTGGTATTGTTGGATTAGGTGCTGTTGTTTTCTTATTAAGTCCAGAAGCAACTATGTACTTTAAAGACGGTGTTATTGATATGAAAAATATCATCGGTGGAAATAACATGGCTGCGGTTCACTTATCTTCTGCTATTGGTGGAGATATTTTCTTAGGATTTATTGCTGCTGTTTCTTTTGCTACAATCTTAGCGGTTGTTGCAGGACTTACTCTTGCTGCTTCTAACTCTATTGCACATGATTTATATGCAATTGTTATTAGAAAAGGTAAAGCTACAGATGAAGAAGAAATGAAAGTTTCAAAAAGAACAGTTTTAGTTATTGGTATTGTTGCTATTTTATTAGGATTTGCATTTGAAAATCAAAATATTGCTTTCATGGTTGGTTTAGCGTTTGCAGTTGCTGCATCAGCTAACTTCCCAATCTTAATTTTATCAATTTACTGGTCTAAACTAACAACAAGAGGAGCATTCATTGGTGGATTCTTAGGTCTTATTACTGCTGTTCTTTTAGTTGTATTAAGTAAAACTGTATGGGTTGATATTTTTGGATTTGAAACGGCTATATTCCCATATACACAACCTGCATTATTCTCAATTCTTGCAGCATTTATTGGTATTTGGTTCTTCTCTATTACAGATAAATCTGCGAGAGCTGAAGAAGATAAAGGTGGATTTGAAGCTCAACAAATTAGAGCTGAAACTGGTATCGGAGCTGATGGAGCTGTTGATCACTAG
- a CDS encoding cation acetate symporter, which produces MLKILALISLIALTAFAAGDATFEATKRELNIPAIIMFLIFIAGTLSITYWAARKTKSANDFYTAGGGITGFQNGLAIAGDYMSAAAFLGVSGLIYMKGYDGVIYAVSFLVGWPVILFFMAEKLRNLGKFTFADIAAYRLGQKEIRTLAAFGSLSVVILYLIAQMVGAGKLIQVLFGMEYEYAVFMVGALMIIYVTFGGMLATTWVQIIKAVLLLSGVSFMAIMVLYHFNFSFEALAVKAVENHSLGEAILSPGGFISDPISAISLGMALMLGTAGLPHVLMRFFTVGNAKEARKSVVYATGFVAYFWVIITVVGFGAIAFLNSAEGAQYFVDGKLFGGSNMASVHLSHMLGGNAFLGFISAVAFATILAVVSGLTLAGASAISHDIYANVINPNASDEKIVKISKITVILVGVIGVTLGIAFESQNIAYMVGLAFGIAASANFPILFLSIYWSRLTTRGAFIGGFMGLITAVALVILGPNVWVEILGNEKAIFPYAHPALFSVTVAFVSIWFFSKIDTSDRAKHERELFRAQNVRANTGIGAAGAVSH; this is translated from the coding sequence ATGTTAAAAATATTAGCACTTATCTCACTTATAGCTTTAACAGCATTTGCAGCAGGTGATGCAACTTTTGAAGCAACAAAAAGAGAACTTAATATTCCTGCAATTATCATGTTCTTAATATTTATTGCTGGAACATTGAGTATTACTTATTGGGCAGCTAGAAAAACAAAATCAGCAAATGATTTTTATACAGCTGGTGGAGGAATAACTGGTTTTCAAAATGGTTTAGCAATTGCTGGTGATTATATGTCTGCTGCTGCATTTCTTGGAGTATCTGGACTTATTTATATGAAGGGTTATGATGGAGTTATCTATGCCGTTTCTTTCCTAGTTGGTTGGCCTGTAATTCTTTTTTTCATGGCTGAAAAATTAAGAAACTTAGGTAAATTTACATTTGCAGATATTGCAGCTTATAGATTAGGTCAAAAAGAGATTAGAACTCTTGCTGCATTTGGTTCTTTATCTGTTGTAATTTTATATCTTATTGCACAAATGGTTGGAGCTGGAAAACTAATTCAAGTTTTATTTGGTATGGAGTATGAATACGCTGTATTTATGGTTGGAGCATTAATGATTATTTATGTAACATTTGGAGGGATGCTTGCAACTACTTGGGTACAAATTATCAAAGCTGTTTTATTACTTTCTGGTGTTTCATTTATGGCCATTATGGTTTTATATCACTTTAATTTCTCATTTGAAGCTTTAGCTGTTAAAGCAGTTGAAAACCACTCATTAGGTGAAGCTATTTTAAGTCCAGGAGGATTTATAAGTGACCCTATTTCTGCTATTTCTTTAGGTATGGCATTAATGCTTGGAACAGCTGGTTTACCTCACGTATTAATGAGATTTTTTACAGTTGGAAATGCAAAAGAAGCTAGAAAATCTGTTGTTTATGCAACTGGATTTGTAGCATATTTCTGGGTTATTATTACTGTAGTTGGATTTGGTGCTATAGCATTTTTAAATTCTGCTGAAGGTGCTCAATATTTTGTAGATGGTAAGTTATTTGGTGGTTCAAATATGGCATCTGTTCACTTATCTCATATGTTAGGTGGAAATGCATTCTTAGGATTTATTTCAGCTGTTGCATTTGCTACTATTTTAGCTGTTGTTTCAGGATTAACACTTGCTGGTGCATCAGCAATTTCACATGATATTTACGCAAATGTTATCAACCCAAATGCTAGTGATGAAAAAATTGTAAAAATTTCAAAAATCACTGTTATTTTAGTTGGTGTTATTGGAGTAACTTTAGGTATTGCTTTTGAATCTCAAAACATTGCTTATATGGTTGGATTAGCGTTTGGTATTGCAGCAAGTGCAAACTTCCCAATTTTATTCTTATCAATTTATTGGTCAAGATTAACAACAAGAGGTGCGTTTATTGGTGGATTTATGGGATTAATTACTGCTGTTGCATTAGTTATTTTAGGTCCAAATGTTTGGGTTGAAATTTTAGGAAATGAAAAAGCTATTTTCCCTTATGCTCACCCTGCACTATTCTCTGTAACTGTTGCTTTCGTTTCAATTTGGTTCTTCTCTAAAATTGACACATCAGATAGAGCAAAACATGAAAGAGAACTATTTAGAGCACAAAATGTTAGAGCAAACACTGGTATTGGTGCTGCTGGAGCAGTTTCTCACTAA
- a CDS encoding putative nucleotidyltransferase substrate binding domain-containing protein — protein sequence MSILEQKAFISSIHPFNHLTSDQIDDFIDNLDIAYYKANEIVQAQGSSPEFLFFILKGLIQEKQEDEVLSIYSKNEIFDSISLIENYSKNSFVTTEETICYILPRKFFIQILHENQELENYFFQSISEKLNNNISHEKNKDMANIMVAKVKDAKIHKAVIIDTEKTIYEAASIIKKEKVPTVLLKDNNQEMYIVTDSDFRQKVILNRMDFDDKVIKIASKGLIFVYEDDFLFNAQLLMAKHGIKRVVVRNENEEIIGILDQISLSSFFATNTFAVSNQIVKAETVEELKEASLSFIKIIKSLNAKGVKIEFISKLINQLNKKLLDKLYKILAPAELYEKSCLVVMGSEGRGEQILKTDQDNALILADDCTISDEKLKEFTHIFTETLVDFGFPRCPGNIMVSNPYWCRKKSDFKDLIFKWVNEPSGDNFMNIAIFYDAVCVSGDKELITKLKEYLFNVCGNSQQFNSHFAKIITGFDVPLGFFDGFVLNSKDNKHKNEIDIKKGGIFIIVQGIRSLSLENKIFNANTAKRIKKLSEKGVLEEELAKELTMAFNFLTNLRLKSNLDKLDKKEEIDNYINPNNLNTMEKDLLKDSFKIINKLKKKLEFHFKLNYV from the coding sequence ATGAGTATATTAGAACAAAAAGCATTTATTTCATCAATTCATCCTTTTAATCATTTAACTTCAGATCAGATTGATGATTTTATAGATAATTTAGATATTGCTTATTATAAAGCAAATGAAATTGTTCAAGCACAAGGTTCTTCTCCTGAATTTTTATTCTTTATTTTAAAAGGGTTAATTCAAGAAAAACAAGAAGATGAAGTTTTATCTATATACTCAAAAAATGAGATATTTGATTCAATATCTTTAATAGAAAACTACTCAAAAAACTCTTTTGTAACAACTGAAGAGACTATATGTTATATTTTACCTAGAAAATTTTTTATTCAAATATTACATGAAAATCAAGAACTTGAAAACTACTTTTTTCAATCAATTTCAGAAAAGCTAAACAATAATATTTCCCATGAAAAAAATAAAGATATGGCAAATATTATGGTTGCAAAAGTAAAAGATGCAAAAATACATAAAGCAGTAATTATTGATACAGAAAAAACAATATATGAAGCAGCAAGCATAATAAAAAAAGAGAAAGTTCCAACAGTTTTATTAAAAGATAATAATCAAGAAATGTATATAGTTACAGATTCAGATTTTAGACAAAAAGTAATTTTAAACCGTATGGATTTTGATGATAAAGTTATTAAAATTGCATCAAAAGGATTAATCTTTGTATATGAAGATGATTTTTTATTTAATGCTCAACTTTTGATGGCAAAACATGGTATTAAAAGGGTTGTTGTAAGAAATGAAAATGAAGAAATAATTGGTATTTTAGATCAAATATCATTATCATCTTTTTTTGCTACAAACACCTTTGCTGTATCAAATCAAATAGTGAAAGCAGAAACAGTAGAAGAGTTAAAAGAAGCCTCTTTATCTTTTATTAAAATCATTAAATCATTAAATGCAAAAGGTGTAAAAATTGAGTTTATCTCAAAATTAATTAATCAATTAAACAAAAAATTACTTGATAAACTATATAAAATTTTAGCACCTGCTGAACTTTATGAGAAATCATGTTTAGTTGTTATGGGAAGTGAAGGAAGAGGAGAACAAATTCTTAAAACTGACCAAGATAATGCATTGATTTTAGCTGATGATTGCACTATTAGTGATGAAAAACTTAAAGAGTTTACCCATATATTTACTGAAACTTTAGTTGATTTTGGTTTTCCAAGATGTCCAGGAAATATAATGGTTTCAAATCCTTATTGGTGTAGAAAAAAATCTGATTTTAAAGATTTAATTTTCAAATGGGTAAATGAACCTTCAGGTGATAACTTTATGAATATTGCTATTTTTTATGATGCAGTTTGTGTTTCAGGGGATAAAGAACTAATTACTAAATTAAAAGAATATCTATTCAATGTTTGCGGAAATTCTCAACAATTCAATTCACATTTTGCAAAAATAATTACAGGTTTTGATGTGCCATTAGGATTCTTTGATGGTTTTGTTTTAAACAGTAAAGATAATAAACACAAAAATGAGATAGATATAAAAAAAGGTGGGATTTTTATAATTGTTCAAGGAATTAGAAGTCTAAGCTTAGAAAATAAAATATTTAATGCTAACACAGCAAAAAGAATAAAAAAATTATCAGAAAAAGGTGTTTTAGAAGAAGAATTAGCAAAAGAATTAACTATGGCATTTAATTTTTTAACAAATCTAAGATTGAAATCAAATTTAGATAAATTAGATAAAAAAGAAGAGATTGATAATTATATCAATCCGAATAATTTAAATACTATGGAAAAAGATTTACTAAAAGACTCTTTTAAAATTATAAATAAATTAAAGAAAAAATTAGAATTTCATTTTAAGTTGAACTATGTTTAG
- a CDS encoding 3'-5' exonuclease, which produces MFRTIKNYFNKKNLKDEKYSFLFDKPIEDEYVCFDCETTGLNPKIDDIVSIGAVIIKNNTIVSSKKFVKFVKPKTKLQADAIKIHHIRECDLADAEDINNVIEEFLEYIGNRTLVGYFLEFDIAMINKYLKPKLGIKLPNKALEVSEIYHDYKIDVIPQSYIDLRFNTIMQDLEIPSLGKHDAYNDALMTSMIFIKLKNLPNVKIK; this is translated from the coding sequence ATGTTTAGAACTATAAAAAACTACTTTAATAAAAAAAATTTAAAAGATGAAAAATACTCATTTTTATTCGATAAACCAATTGAAGATGAGTATGTTTGTTTTGATTGTGAAACAACTGGACTAAACCCTAAAATTGACGATATAGTATCTATTGGTGCAGTTATAATAAAAAATAATACTATTGTTTCTAGTAAAAAGTTTGTAAAATTTGTAAAACCAAAAACAAAATTACAAGCAGATGCTATAAAGATTCATCATATAAGAGAGTGTGATTTAGCTGATGCTGAAGATATTAATAATGTAATTGAAGAATTTTTAGAATATATTGGAAATAGAACTTTAGTGGGTTATTTTTTAGAATTTGATATTGCGATGATAAATAAATATTTAAAACCTAAACTAGGAATTAAACTTCCAAATAAAGCTCTTGAAGTTTCAGAAATTTATCATGATTATAAAATAGATGTTATTCCTCAAAGTTATATTGATTTAAGATTTAATACAATAATGCAGGATTTAGAAATACCAAGTTTAGGTAAACATGATGCTTATAATGATGCATTAATGACTTCAATGATTTTTATAAAATTAAAAAATTTACCAAATGTAAAAATCAAATAA